The following proteins are co-located in the Equus caballus isolate H_3958 breed thoroughbred chromosome 15, TB-T2T, whole genome shotgun sequence genome:
- the LOC138917628 gene encoding solute carrier family 41 member 3-like isoform X1: protein MLMVCIVIGARKLGINPDNIATPLAASLGDLVTLSILAFVSSFFYKHRDSRHLTLLVCIGFTALTPVWVLIAKQNPPIVKILKFGWFPIILAMVISSFGGLILNKTISKPQFKGMAVFTPIICGVGGNLVAIQTSRISTYLHTWSTPGVLPLGMKKFWPNPCSTFCTSEINSMSARVLLFLVVPGHLIFFCVIYLVEGHSVPNSKTFVVFYLLAGLIQVKMTAAAAKQHSLVCQPAGSVLCLDEMPKERGWGFLYLRTQFPSSRGQVNLFQPKGVTQTVAAGDNPAIPGRSDGSADVAPCPGSRQSLYSIPHRAGGPPRDWPPGTLLSCQLGIEERGRASWHLRTGVGTSSMSPGNPSSVGFPSHQWGTEGRFSLAALLCSGPLSVC, encoded by the exons ATGCTCATGGTTTGCATAGTGATTGGTGCTCGAAAGCTTGGGATCAACCCAGACAACATCGCTACACCCCTTGCAGCCAGCCTGGGAGACCTCGTCACGTTGTCCATCCTGGCTTTCGTTAGCAGCTTCTTCTATAAACACAGAG acAGTCGGCATCTGACGCTGCTGGTCTGCATCGGCTTCACGGCCTTGACCCCTGTGTGGGTCCTCATTGCCAAGCAAAACCCACCCATCGTGAAGATTCTGAAGTTTGGGTGGTTCCCAATCATCCTAGCGATGGTCATCAGCAG TTTTGGAGGGCTCATCTTGAACAAAACCATTTCTAAACCGCAGTTCAAAGGCATGGCTGTGTTTACTCCTATCATATGTG GTGTTGGTGGCAATCTGGTGGCCATTCAGACCAGTCGGATCTCCACCTACCTGCACACATGGAGCACACCTGGGGTCCTGCCCCTcgggatgaaaaagttctggccTAACCCGTGCTCCACTTTCTGCACCTCAG AAATCAATTCCATGTCAGCCCGAGTCCTGCTCTTTCTGGTGGTTCCAGGCCATCtgattttcttctgtgtcatctacctGGTGGAAGGCCATTCGGTCCCAAACAGCAAGACCTTTGTGGTGTTCTATCTACTAGCAGGGCTGATCCAGGTAAAGATGACCGCAGCAGCAGCAAAGCAACATTCTTTGGTCTGTCAGCCAGCAGgctctgtcctctgcctggatGAGATGCCGAAGGAGCGGGGGTGGGGGTTCCTGTACCTGCGGACACAGTTCCCGTCTTCCAGGGGTCAAGTCAACTTGTTCCAGCCCAAAGGTGTGACCCAGACAGTGGCAGCAG GTGACAATCCTGCTATACCTGGCAGAAGTGATGGTTCGGCTGACGTGGCACCATGCCCTGGATCCAGACAATCACTGTATTCCATACCTCACAGGGCTGGGGGACCTCCTAGGGACTGGCCTCCTGGCACTCTGCTTTCTTGTCAGCTGGGTATTGAGGAGCGAGGCAGAGCTAGTTGGCATCTCCGAACCGGTGTCGGGACCTCCTCAATGAGCCCAGGCAACCCCAGTTCAGTAGGATTTCCCTCACACCAATGGGGCACAGAAGGCAGGTTCTCCCTGGCCGCCCTGCTCTGCAGTGGCCCTTTGTCAGTCTGCTGA
- the LOC138917628 gene encoding solute carrier family 41 member 3-like isoform X2 translates to MRRRPDAARPLPRPPSGGGLRTATGTPSWQNSCGPAHTLRTFAEREGMLMVCIVIGARKLGINPDNIATPLAASLGDLVTLSILAFVSSFFYKHRDSRHLTLLVCIGFTALTPVWVLIAKQNPPIVKILKFGWFPIILAMVISSFGGLILNKTISKPQFKGMAVFTPIICGVGGNLVAIQTSRISTYLHTWSTPGVLPLGMKKFWPNPCSTFCTSEINSMSARVLLFLVVPGHLIFFCVIYLVEGHSVPNSKTFVVFYLLAGLIQVTILLYLAEVMVRLTWHHALDPDNHCIPYLTGLGDLLGTGLLALCFLVSWVLRSEAELVGISEPVSGPPQ, encoded by the exons atgcgccgccgcccagacgctgcccggccgttgccccgccccccgtctggcggtggactgcggacagcgacagggacaccctcctggcagaactcctgcggccccgcccacacgcttcggacctttgcggagcgggaag ggATGCTCATGGTTTGCATAGTGATTGGTGCTCGAAAGCTTGGGATCAACCCAGACAACATCGCTACACCCCTTGCAGCCAGCCTGGGAGACCTCGTCACGTTGTCCATCCTGGCTTTCGTTAGCAGCTTCTTCTATAAACACAGAG acAGTCGGCATCTGACGCTGCTGGTCTGCATCGGCTTCACGGCCTTGACCCCTGTGTGGGTCCTCATTGCCAAGCAAAACCCACCCATCGTGAAGATTCTGAAGTTTGGGTGGTTCCCAATCATCCTAGCGATGGTCATCAGCAG TTTTGGAGGGCTCATCTTGAACAAAACCATTTCTAAACCGCAGTTCAAAGGCATGGCTGTGTTTACTCCTATCATATGTG GTGTTGGTGGCAATCTGGTGGCCATTCAGACCAGTCGGATCTCCACCTACCTGCACACATGGAGCACACCTGGGGTCCTGCCCCTcgggatgaaaaagttctggccTAACCCGTGCTCCACTTTCTGCACCTCAG AAATCAATTCCATGTCAGCCCGAGTCCTGCTCTTTCTGGTGGTTCCAGGCCATCtgattttcttctgtgtcatctacctGGTGGAAGGCCATTCGGTCCCAAACAGCAAGACCTTTGTGGTGTTCTATCTACTAGCAGGGCTGATCCAG GTGACAATCCTGCTATACCTGGCAGAAGTGATGGTTCGGCTGACGTGGCACCATGCCCTGGATCCAGACAATCACTGTATTCCATACCTCACAGGGCTGGGGGACCTCCTAGGGACTGGCCTCCTGGCACTCTGCTTTCTTGTCAGCTGGGTATTGAGGAGCGAGGCAGAGCTAGTTGGCATCTCCGAACCGGTGTCGGGACCTCCTCAATGA
- the LOC138917628 gene encoding solute carrier family 41 member 3-like isoform X3, with the protein MLMVCIVIGARKLGINPDNIATPLAASLGDLVTLSILAFVSSFFYKHRDSRHLTLLVCIGFTALTPVWVLIAKQNPPIVKILKFGWFPIILAMVISSFGGLILNKTISKPQFKGMAVFTPIICGVGGNLVAIQTSRISTYLHTWSTPGVLPLGMKKFWPNPCSTFCTSEINSMSARVLLFLVVPGHLIFFCVIYLVEGHSVPNSKTFVVFYLLAGLIQVTILLYLAEVMVRLTWHHALDPDNHCIPYLTGLGDLLGTGLLALCFLVSWVLRSEAELVGISEPVSGPPQ; encoded by the exons ATGCTCATGGTTTGCATAGTGATTGGTGCTCGAAAGCTTGGGATCAACCCAGACAACATCGCTACACCCCTTGCAGCCAGCCTGGGAGACCTCGTCACGTTGTCCATCCTGGCTTTCGTTAGCAGCTTCTTCTATAAACACAGAG acAGTCGGCATCTGACGCTGCTGGTCTGCATCGGCTTCACGGCCTTGACCCCTGTGTGGGTCCTCATTGCCAAGCAAAACCCACCCATCGTGAAGATTCTGAAGTTTGGGTGGTTCCCAATCATCCTAGCGATGGTCATCAGCAG TTTTGGAGGGCTCATCTTGAACAAAACCATTTCTAAACCGCAGTTCAAAGGCATGGCTGTGTTTACTCCTATCATATGTG GTGTTGGTGGCAATCTGGTGGCCATTCAGACCAGTCGGATCTCCACCTACCTGCACACATGGAGCACACCTGGGGTCCTGCCCCTcgggatgaaaaagttctggccTAACCCGTGCTCCACTTTCTGCACCTCAG AAATCAATTCCATGTCAGCCCGAGTCCTGCTCTTTCTGGTGGTTCCAGGCCATCtgattttcttctgtgtcatctacctGGTGGAAGGCCATTCGGTCCCAAACAGCAAGACCTTTGTGGTGTTCTATCTACTAGCAGGGCTGATCCAG GTGACAATCCTGCTATACCTGGCAGAAGTGATGGTTCGGCTGACGTGGCACCATGCCCTGGATCCAGACAATCACTGTATTCCATACCTCACAGGGCTGGGGGACCTCCTAGGGACTGGCCTCCTGGCACTCTGCTTTCTTGTCAGCTGGGTATTGAGGAGCGAGGCAGAGCTAGTTGGCATCTCCGAACCGGTGTCGGGACCTCCTCAATGA